The following proteins are co-located in the Macrobrachium rosenbergii isolate ZJJX-2024 chromosome 26, ASM4041242v1, whole genome shotgun sequence genome:
- the Arfip gene encoding arfaptin-2 isoform X7, producing the protein MDGDLSEGGMQNVALNDGAINSESQPLAGAGMSMSNAVNNSGGVQSPTSPTQPIAVSQNRPTSLPQYPHNPGSSYASPNNANSPAMSPVPLATPTTPSSENGAAVVRSGSSKMESIKTWSISTYKCTKQLISEKLGKSSRTVDTELEGQIEALRDTQRKYSQILRLARALSSHFYHVVQTQQQLGDAFADLAQKSPELQEEFIYNAETQRTLTKNGETLLGALNFFVSSVNTLCNKTMEDTLLTIKLYEAARVEYDAYRSDLEMLSQQPRSEISSIKLEEAQRNFSMHKAHYDRLRADVAIKLKFLDENKVKVMHKQLLLFHNAVSAYFSGNQTALEATLKQFNIKLRSPNTAPPSWLEQSVPETFQTIFGSLNSPTK; encoded by the exons ATGGACGGAGATCTGAGTGAAGGCGGCATGCAGAATGTTGCGCTGAATGATGGCGCCATCAATTCCGAGAGCCAGCCCCTAGCTGGAGCTGGAATGTCCATGAGCAATGCTGTCAACAACTCTGGAGGGGTGCAGTCGCCCACGTCTCCGACGCAGCCCATAGCAGTCTCTCAGAATCGGCCCACCTCTCTTCCACAGTACCCCCATAACCCAGGTTCATCATATGCCTCCCCCAATAATGCCAATAGTCCTG CCATGTCTCCCGTCCCTTTAGCAACGCCCACAACACCCAGCAGTGAAAACGGCGCAGCGGTTGTACGGTCAGGGTCAAGCAAAATGGAGAGCATCAAGACATGGTCTATCTCCACGTATAAGTGCACTAAGCAGCTCATTTCCGAGAAATTAGGCAAATCTTCACGGACAGTAGATACCG AGCTGGAAGGTCAGATTGAGGCCCTGCGAGACACGCAAcgtaaatattcacaaatactacGGTTAGCAAGAGCTTTATCTTCACATTTTTACCACGTTGTTCAAACACAACAGCAGTTAGGCGATGCATTCGCTGATCTAGCCCAG aaGTCTCCAGAGCTTCAAGAAGAATTTATATACAATGCGGAGACCCAACGAACTCTAACCAAAAACGGAGAAACTCTTCTTGGTgcattaaatttctttgtttcctctgtCAACACACTTTGTAACAAGACCATGGAAGATACTTTACTCACCATCAAGCTTTATGAAGCCGCAAG GGTGGAATATGATGCCTACCGTAGTGACCTTGAAATGCTATCACAACAACCAAGGTCTGAGATAAGTAGCATCAAGTTAGAGGAGGCACAGAGGAACTTCAGTATGCACAAGGCTCACTATGACAGATTGAGGGCAGACGTAGCaattaaactaaaatttttgGATGAAAATAAG GTTAAAGTAATGCACAAGCAGTTGCTATTATTCCACAATGCCGTTTCGGCATATTTTAGCGGTAATCAGACTGCCCTAGAAGCAACGCTTAAGCAGTTTAACATTAAACTTCGCAGTCCCAACACAGCTCCACCCTCTTGGCTTGAACA
- the Arfip gene encoding arfaptin-2 isoform X5, producing MDGDLSEGGMQNVALNDGAINSESQPLAGAGMSMSNAVNNSGGVQSPTSPTQPIAVSQNRPTSLPQYPHNPGSSYASPNNANSPEYGNKWSCYISPFPAMSPVPLATPTTPSSENGAAVVRSGSSKMESIKTWSISTYKCTKQLISEKLGKSSRTVDTELEGQIEALRDTQRKYSQILRLARALSSHFYHVVQTQQQLGDAFADLAQKSPELQEEFIYNAETQRTLTKNGETLLGALNFFVSSVNTLCNKTMEDTLLTIKLYEAARVEYDAYRSDLEMLSQQPRSEISSIKLEEAQRNFSMHKAHYDRLRADVAIKLKFLDENKVKVMHKQLLLFHNAVSAYFSGNQTALEATLKQFNIKLRSPNTAPPSWLEQSVPETFQTIFGSLNSPTK from the exons ATGGACGGAGATCTGAGTGAAGGCGGCATGCAGAATGTTGCGCTGAATGATGGCGCCATCAATTCCGAGAGCCAGCCCCTAGCTGGAGCTGGAATGTCCATGAGCAATGCTGTCAACAACTCTGGAGGGGTGCAGTCGCCCACGTCTCCGACGCAGCCCATAGCAGTCTCTCAGAATCGGCCCACCTCTCTTCCACAGTACCCCCATAACCCAGGTTCATCATATGCCTCCCCCAATAATGCCAATAGTCCTG AGTACGGGAATAAGTGGTCCTGTTATATCTCGCCGTTTCCAGCCATGTCTCCCGTCCCTTTAGCAACGCCCACAACACCCAGCAGTGAAAACGGCGCAGCGGTTGTACGGTCAGGGTCAAGCAAAATGGAGAGCATCAAGACATGGTCTATCTCCACGTATAAGTGCACTAAGCAGCTCATTTCCGAGAAATTAGGCAAATCTTCACGGACAGTAGATACCG AGCTGGAAGGTCAGATTGAGGCCCTGCGAGACACGCAAcgtaaatattcacaaatactacGGTTAGCAAGAGCTTTATCTTCACATTTTTACCACGTTGTTCAAACACAACAGCAGTTAGGCGATGCATTCGCTGATCTAGCCCAG aaGTCTCCAGAGCTTCAAGAAGAATTTATATACAATGCGGAGACCCAACGAACTCTAACCAAAAACGGAGAAACTCTTCTTGGTgcattaaatttctttgtttcctctgtCAACACACTTTGTAACAAGACCATGGAAGATACTTTACTCACCATCAAGCTTTATGAAGCCGCAAG GGTGGAATATGATGCCTACCGTAGTGACCTTGAAATGCTATCACAACAACCAAGGTCTGAGATAAGTAGCATCAAGTTAGAGGAGGCACAGAGGAACTTCAGTATGCACAAGGCTCACTATGACAGATTGAGGGCAGACGTAGCaattaaactaaaatttttgGATGAAAATAAG GTTAAAGTAATGCACAAGCAGTTGCTATTATTCCACAATGCCGTTTCGGCATATTTTAGCGGTAATCAGACTGCCCTAGAAGCAACGCTTAAGCAGTTTAACATTAAACTTCGCAGTCCCAACACAGCTCCACCCTCTTGGCTTGAACA
- the Arfip gene encoding arfaptin-2 isoform X6, which yields MDGDLSEGGMQNVALNDGAINSESQPLAGAGMSMSNAVNNSGGVQSPTSPTQPIAVSQNRPTSLPQYPHNPGSSYASPNNANSPEYGNKWSCYISPFPAMSPVPLATPTTPSSENGAAVVRSGSSKMESIKTWSISTYKCTKQLISEKLGKSSRTVDTELEGQIEALRDTQRKYSQILRLARALSSHFYHVVQTQQQLGDAFADLAQKSPELQEEFIYNAETQRTLTKNGETLLGALNFFVSSVNTLCNKTMEDTLLTIKLYEAARVEYDAYRSDLEMLSQQPRSEISSIKLEEAQRNFSMHKAHYDRLRADVAIKLKFLDENKVKVMHKQLLLFHNAVSAYFSGNQTALEATLKQFNIKLRSPNTAPPSWLEHCEEQM from the exons ATGGACGGAGATCTGAGTGAAGGCGGCATGCAGAATGTTGCGCTGAATGATGGCGCCATCAATTCCGAGAGCCAGCCCCTAGCTGGAGCTGGAATGTCCATGAGCAATGCTGTCAACAACTCTGGAGGGGTGCAGTCGCCCACGTCTCCGACGCAGCCCATAGCAGTCTCTCAGAATCGGCCCACCTCTCTTCCACAGTACCCCCATAACCCAGGTTCATCATATGCCTCCCCCAATAATGCCAATAGTCCTG AGTACGGGAATAAGTGGTCCTGTTATATCTCGCCGTTTCCAGCCATGTCTCCCGTCCCTTTAGCAACGCCCACAACACCCAGCAGTGAAAACGGCGCAGCGGTTGTACGGTCAGGGTCAAGCAAAATGGAGAGCATCAAGACATGGTCTATCTCCACGTATAAGTGCACTAAGCAGCTCATTTCCGAGAAATTAGGCAAATCTTCACGGACAGTAGATACCG AGCTGGAAGGTCAGATTGAGGCCCTGCGAGACACGCAAcgtaaatattcacaaatactacGGTTAGCAAGAGCTTTATCTTCACATTTTTACCACGTTGTTCAAACACAACAGCAGTTAGGCGATGCATTCGCTGATCTAGCCCAG aaGTCTCCAGAGCTTCAAGAAGAATTTATATACAATGCGGAGACCCAACGAACTCTAACCAAAAACGGAGAAACTCTTCTTGGTgcattaaatttctttgtttcctctgtCAACACACTTTGTAACAAGACCATGGAAGATACTTTACTCACCATCAAGCTTTATGAAGCCGCAAG GGTGGAATATGATGCCTACCGTAGTGACCTTGAAATGCTATCACAACAACCAAGGTCTGAGATAAGTAGCATCAAGTTAGAGGAGGCACAGAGGAACTTCAGTATGCACAAGGCTCACTATGACAGATTGAGGGCAGACGTAGCaattaaactaaaatttttgGATGAAAATAAG GTTAAAGTAATGCACAAGCAGTTGCTATTATTCCACAATGCCGTTTCGGCATATTTTAGCGGTAATCAGACTGCCCTAGAAGCAACGCTTAAGCAGTTTAACATTAAACTTCGCAGTCCCAACACAGCTCCACCCTCTTGGCTTGAACA
- the Arfip gene encoding arfaptin-2 isoform X12: MDGDLSEGGMQNVALNDGAINSESQPLAGAGMSMSNAVNNSGGVQSPTSPTQPIAVSQNRPTSLPQYPHNPGSSYASPNNANSPAMSPVPLATPTTPSSENGAAVVRSGSSKMESIKTWSISTYKCTKQLISEKLGKSSRTVDTELEGQIEALRDTQRKYSQILRLARALSSHFYHVVQTQQQLGDAFADLAQKSPELQEEFIYNAETQRTLTKNGETLLGALNFFVSSVNTLCNKTMEDTLLTIKLYEAARVEYDAYRSDLEMLSQQPRSEISSIKLEEAQRNFSMHKAHYDRLRADVAIKLKFLDENKVKVMHKQLLLFHNAVSAYFSGNQTALEATLKQFNIKLRSPNTAPPSWLEQK, from the exons ATGGACGGAGATCTGAGTGAAGGCGGCATGCAGAATGTTGCGCTGAATGATGGCGCCATCAATTCCGAGAGCCAGCCCCTAGCTGGAGCTGGAATGTCCATGAGCAATGCTGTCAACAACTCTGGAGGGGTGCAGTCGCCCACGTCTCCGACGCAGCCCATAGCAGTCTCTCAGAATCGGCCCACCTCTCTTCCACAGTACCCCCATAACCCAGGTTCATCATATGCCTCCCCCAATAATGCCAATAGTCCTG CCATGTCTCCCGTCCCTTTAGCAACGCCCACAACACCCAGCAGTGAAAACGGCGCAGCGGTTGTACGGTCAGGGTCAAGCAAAATGGAGAGCATCAAGACATGGTCTATCTCCACGTATAAGTGCACTAAGCAGCTCATTTCCGAGAAATTAGGCAAATCTTCACGGACAGTAGATACCG AGCTGGAAGGTCAGATTGAGGCCCTGCGAGACACGCAAcgtaaatattcacaaatactacGGTTAGCAAGAGCTTTATCTTCACATTTTTACCACGTTGTTCAAACACAACAGCAGTTAGGCGATGCATTCGCTGATCTAGCCCAG aaGTCTCCAGAGCTTCAAGAAGAATTTATATACAATGCGGAGACCCAACGAACTCTAACCAAAAACGGAGAAACTCTTCTTGGTgcattaaatttctttgtttcctctgtCAACACACTTTGTAACAAGACCATGGAAGATACTTTACTCACCATCAAGCTTTATGAAGCCGCAAG GGTGGAATATGATGCCTACCGTAGTGACCTTGAAATGCTATCACAACAACCAAGGTCTGAGATAAGTAGCATCAAGTTAGAGGAGGCACAGAGGAACTTCAGTATGCACAAGGCTCACTATGACAGATTGAGGGCAGACGTAGCaattaaactaaaatttttgGATGAAAATAAG GTTAAAGTAATGCACAAGCAGTTGCTATTATTCCACAATGCCGTTTCGGCATATTTTAGCGGTAATCAGACTGCCCTAGAAGCAACGCTTAAGCAGTTTAACATTAAACTTCGCAGTCCCAACACAGCTCCACCCTCTTGGCTTGAACA